ACCAGCAGGGCGTGAATGAAAATAATTGGCAGATGTTTGGATATCGACTTTACTCACTATACCTTCAATACGTATCTGTCGTTCCAGTTCCGGCCAAAAAAATACCAGGGCAGCTTGTGGGTTTTCTATTAAATCCTGGCCTTTTTTACTTTCGTAATTTGTATAAAAGACAAATCCATTTGCATCAAACTCCTTTAACAATACAATGCGTGCAGTGGGTTTACCGAAGCGGTCGGCCGTAGCCAGTGTCATTACGTTAGGCTCATATAACTGAGCCTCTATAGCTGCAGAAAACCATTTTCCGAATTGCAGGATAGGGTCGCTTTCTACATCCTTTTCTGTAAGCTGTGCACTGCGATATTCCTGCCTTAAATCATGTAATTTCTTTTTGTTATGCTCCATGTACAAAAATAGGTTTTAGTTTATTCAAATTTATCCCTAAATTTCCAAAATGATAAGCAGGTTACAACCAACATTGGGCAGATTACTAATCTCCGAACCATTTTTAATGGACCCTAATTTTAAGCGGTCTGTAATTCTTATTACAGAGCATCAAGAGGAGGGAACGGTTGGTTTTATTCTTAATCATTCAAGCACGTTGTTGCTTAAAGACGTGGTTCCGGATATGCCGGAGGCGAACTTTCCGGTATACCTTGGTGGCCCTGTAGAAACAGATACTGTACATTTTATACATAGATGCCCAGATTTGATTACAGATGGACAAGAGGTTGTAAAGGGAATATATTGGGGAGGTAATTTCGAAACCTTAAAAGCGCTGATACACAATCAAAGTATTAAAGAAGACGATATTAAGTTTTTTATAGGTTATTCAGGCTGGGGCGAATCGCAGCTTAACATGGAAATGAAATCCAATACCTGGATTGTATCTGATGAATTTCATCCCGATGTGGTTTTCTCCAATAATGAAGAAAACCTTTGGCGGGAAGTGATTATTAATTTGGGACCGAAATATGCTCATGTAAGCAACTTTCCTCAGGATCCGAATTTGAATTAAATATTTCGTCATCCCGGATGACGATCAATTTACTACATATCAGCGGCGCTTTCTTCAACTTTCTTTCTTAAATCGTCTTTATACGATTGCATTTTATCTGCTAGAGAGACATCAGCGGTAGAAAGAATTTGAACAGCGAGTAAGCCTGCATTTTTTGCTGCGTTTAAGGCTACAGTTGCTACAGGAATACCATT
This is a stretch of genomic DNA from Candidatus Pedobacter colombiensis. It encodes these proteins:
- the pdxH gene encoding pyridoxamine 5'-phosphate oxidase; amino-acid sequence: MEHNKKKLHDLRQEYRSAQLTEKDVESDPILQFGKWFSAAIEAQLYEPNVMTLATADRFGKPTARIVLLKEFDANGFVFYTNYESKKGQDLIENPQAALVFFWPELERQIRIEGIVSKVDIQTSANYFHSRPAGSQIGALASPQSKVLNSRESLEEKVAELTKAYENKEIPLPLHWGGYLVEPMHIEFWQGRPSRLHDRIVYDLVDGSWIINRLAP
- a CDS encoding YqgE/AlgH family protein, with the protein product MISRLQPTLGRLLISEPFLMDPNFKRSVILITEHQEEGTVGFILNHSSTLLLKDVVPDMPEANFPVYLGGPVETDTVHFIHRCPDLITDGQEVVKGIYWGGNFETLKALIHNQSIKEDDIKFFIGYSGWGESQLNMEMKSNTWIVSDEFHPDVVFSNNEENLWREVIINLGPKYAHVSNFPQDPNLN